From a region of the Triticum aestivum cultivar Chinese Spring chromosome 7D, IWGSC CS RefSeq v2.1, whole genome shotgun sequence genome:
- the LOC123170643 gene encoding flavonoid 3',5'-hydroxylase-like, whose product MPSLAFLELDGARHHHAPPLPPLDCVRCAGLKTRRVRAHLEPAPSLPAPLQHSGGALDAPHAAAHHHKNRILVFFANLTHTVPFVGPAPCTGLAALARKYGSVMYLRMGTCGVVVASSPSAARTFLKALVAWLANRPAVASAVDITYGRQNRVFADYGPKWKLMRKLSSVHLLGARAVADWAGVRRDEAGRALRGMAEAGRAVVVPEVLVCALANIVGQITVSKRVFDAQGGESSSYKEMIVSLLTGTGMFNISDFVPALSWLDLQGVQDRLRRVHRQFDGLIIITKLLAEHAATAEERAREGRLDFVDRLRASSKDGDKDADGETITEVNIKGLIFVSSHTLFALPFLINYRPHHLIEPPNACNRVRLLWWWCNIIVASEHS is encoded by the exons ATGCCCTCCTTAGCGTTCCTCGAACTCGATGGCGCCCGTCACCAccacgcgccgccgctgccgccgctcgaCTGTGTACGCTGTGCCGGCCTCAAGACTAGGCGGGTAAGGGCCCACCTCGAGCCAGCCCCATCGCTCCCCGCTCCACTCCAGCACAGTGGTGGTGCCCTCGATGCACCACATGCGGCCGCGCACCACCAT AAAAACCGTatcctagtgtttttcgcaaacctaaCTCACACTGTGCCGTTCGTCGGCCCGGCCCCGTGCACCGGCCTCGCGGCGCTTGCCCGCAAGTACGGCTCCGTCATGTATCTGCGGATGGGCACCTGCGGCGTGGTGGTGGCGTCGTCGCCGTCGGCCGCGCGCACGTTCCTCAAGGCGCTGGTCGCGTGGTTGGCGAACCGGCCGGCGGTGGCCAGCGCGGTGGACATCACGTACGGGCGCCAGAACAGGGTGTTCGCCGACTACGGGCCCAAGTGGAAGCTGATGCGGAAGCTGTCGAGCGTGCACCTCCTCGGGGCGCGCGCCGTCGCTGACTGGGCGGGCGTGCGCCGCGACGAGGCCGGCCGCGCCCTGCGCGGCATGGCGGAGGCCGGGCGggccgtggtggtgccggaggtGCTGGTGTGCGCGCTGGCCAACATCGTGGGGCAGATCACGGTGAGCAAGCGGGTGTTCGACGCGCAGGGGGGCGAGTCCAGCAGCTACAAGGAGATGATCGTGTCGCTGCTGACCGGCACGGGGATGTTCAACATCAGCGACTTCGTGCCGGCGCTGTCGTGGCTGGACCTGCAGGGGGTGCAGGACAGGCTGCGCCGGGTGCACCGCCAGTTCGACGGGCTCATCATCATCACCAAGCTGCTGGCGGAGCACGCGGCGACGGCCGAGGAGCGCGCCCGGGAGGGCCGGCTCGACTTCGTGGACAGGCTCCGCGCCAGCAGCAAGGACGGCGACAAGGACGCCGACGGCGAGACCATCACCGAGGTCAACATCAAGGGCCTCATCTTCGTAAGCTCCCACACTTTATTCGCTCTGCCATTTCTGATTAATTACCGGCCGCATCATCTAATCGAACCACCCAATGCATGCAATCGAGTGAGGCTGCTGTGGTGGTGGTGCAATATAATTGTGGCGTCGGAGCATAGCTAG